One window of Hydractinia symbiolongicarpus strain clone_291-10 chromosome 3, HSymV2.1, whole genome shotgun sequence genomic DNA carries:
- the LOC130636558 gene encoding serine/threonine-protein phosphatase 2A regulatory subunit B'' subunit beta-like produces MTKMTQLTPLLKQKVDELFLHWFSEVETQAQLRKDLAHICGDTFSIDTHPRPSSPTGLSQIGININARPSSPPIPPGSPTATPRSPRRRTNSTKSKRGSRKNLRQSNYKEKQEKIYAGCAKNIKPFYFPFGEPVNESDNMKSVETVFDGLKNSSASLQDFINIIKACNYPMYWKQPVFNACGGTKDKPVSFTAFSKTWLKMLSTYHDEASKFFYLLDKDKKGYLEFDDFESLLQDIINTHPGLHFLVEAPEFHSRYIITVIARIFYCINRSWNGRITLPEFRRSNFLAVLRRLEEEEDINQIVEYFSYEHFYVIYCKFWELDTDHDMIINKQDLSRYSNGALSGIMLDRLFTGCVTRGNSISEGTMSYVDFTWFILSEVDKTTPTGIEYWFRCMDLDGNGVITMYEMQYFYEEQIRKMEDLGMETLAFEDCLCQMFDLVKPQTANIITLRDIKRCKLAPVYFDTFFNLDKWLEHEQKDPFQASRDDLEQEQSVWDRYIAEEYELLVAEEGGGLDVEYEDDFEGEDDLLSDDVLQPINTSLDDLGPRWSIVSAVNDGDSNDDDETF; encoded by the exons ATGACCAAGATGACGCAGCTAACGCCTTTGTTAAAACAAAAAGTTGACGAGCTTTTCCTGCACTGGTTCTCAGAAGTGGAGACACAAGCACAGCTACGCAAGGACCTTGCTCATATTTGCGGCGACACTTTCTCCATTGATACCCATCCTCGACCCTCGTCACCTACAGGCCTATCACAAATTGGTATCAATATCAACGCACGACCAAGTTCCCCTCCTATACCACCAGGTAGTCCTACTGCCACCCCACGTAGTCCAAGAAGACGCACCAATTCGACTAAATCTAAACGAGGCTCGAGAAAAAACTTACGTCAAAGTAACTATAAAGAGAAGCAAGAGAAAATATACGCAGGCTGTGCAAAGAATATCAAACCGTTTTATTTCCCTTTTGGTGAGCCAGTCAATGAAAGTGATAATATGAAGTCTGTGGAGACGGTGTTTGATGGACTAAAAAATTCTTCTGCTTCTTTACAAGACTTTATAAACATCATAAAG GCCTGCAATTATCCTATGTACTGGAAACAACCTGTATTTAACGCTTGTGGAGGAACCAAAGACAAGCCAGTGTCGTTTACAGCTTTTTCGAAGACTTGGTTGAA aatgcTTTCAACGTACCACGACGAAGCGtcgaaatttttttatttactcgaCAAAGATAAAAAAGGATATTTAGAGTTCGATGATTTCGAAAGTTTACTGCAG gaCATTATAAACACACACCCAGGGTTGCATTTTTTAGTGGAAGCCCCGGAATTTCATTCAAGATATATTATAACG GTGATTGCGCGGATATTTTACTGCATCAATCGTTCGTGGAACGGGCGTATAACGCTGCCTGAATTTCGAAGAAGCAATTTTTTAGCG GTATTACGTCGTTTGGAAGAAGAAGAGGATATCAATCAG ATTGTGGAATATTTTTCTTATGAACATTTCTACGTCATATATTGCAAGTTTTGGGAACTGGACACTGATCATGATATGATAATAAACAAACAGGATTTATCAAGATATTCGAATGGAG CTTTATCCGGAATCATGTTGGATCGCTTATTCACCGGTTGTGTTAccag gggAAATAGTATCAGTGAAGGCACAATGTCATATGTAGATTTCACCTGGTTTATACTCTCTGAGGTAGACAAGACTACGCCTACAGG GATCGAGTATTGGTTTCGTTGTATGGATTTGGACGGCAATGGTGTGATCACGATGTAcgagatgcaatatttttatgaagAGCAGATAAGAAAGATGGAAGACCTGGGGATGGAGACTTTAGCTTTTGAAGACTGCTTGTGCCAG ATGTTCGACCTTGTAAAACCGCAAACAGCAAACATAATTACTTTGCGAGATATTAAACGTTGCAAACTAGCTCCGGTTTATTTCGACACGTTCTTCAATCTTGATAAATGGTTGGAACACGAGCAGAAGGATCCGTTTCAAGCTTCTAGG GATGATTTAGAGCAGGAACAGAGTGTATGGGATCGATACATCGCAGAGGAATACGAACTTCTTGTTGCTGAAGAAGGTGGCGGTCTCGATGT CGAGTATGAGGACGATTTCGAAGGCGAAGATGACTTGCTGTCAGATGACGTGCTTCAACCTATTAATACGTCGCTTGATGACCTCGGACCAAGATGGTCCATCGTGTCGGCTGTAAACGACGGAGACAGTAACGACGATGATGAAACATTTTAG